In one Leptogranulimonas caecicola genomic region, the following are encoded:
- the mazG gene encoding nucleoside triphosphate pyrophosphohydrolase → MSAKASKAMKGKTTRRAKVKGRKAKKAAAPATSRGASRTSQAKALPQLPPAEQRRWSLFSASRSKPLVPEVLDRDGQAVPKDQAPSVVRYLQGCVTARVRDGGLVQPERFSAAQLDYLHSVGRGHRADATAGVCLAFSTRATCLSLEVEVLQDLSHDAADARLMSELLARQEAQGRTKLLAEEGAWVPRSTTAPAAGLMDGLVLEAGGRFYGARVESGTAEFELDNPDRALTTCRLWLPSLMSVAVGNLRANDRLEPLAPAPLLLCLGDSITQGFMAGSPAHSLGANLARELGCQLLNQGISGHVFDDETLKGMSSVRQAAPALVTVAYGTNDWAKVASAKEIRTQARRYLERLTQLFDPSTIFVISPLWRADKDVSASGKPLGWVRKTLKKLCDDMDISYVDGKDLVPHDPLYFGDGRLHPNAAGYLHYSEGVLQALAAARFPASLQAVRAGKAAPQPGLAPFSAAGAAASEPSLEAQVDAVSQERPGAPQTHPDFDALVRTIWRLRQPDGCPWDKEQTHASIKKNMVEEAYEAVDAIEAADDAHLQEELGDVLMQVLLHAQIAQDDGAFGIDDVLCGLNAKLVRRHPHVFGAQDASNPEEVLSIWETVKSRERAEAQAPQGLLDSVPRALPALMECQKISKRAARAGFDWDSPEAVWDKVDEERAEYLAEPQGSAAVAVEFGDLLFALVNVGRKAGIDCEEALRASNAKFRRRWQGVEELCHHLGKEPHQLSTQELNELWDQVKAAEKDAPSRA, encoded by the coding sequence ATGAGTGCAAAGGCATCCAAAGCGATGAAGGGCAAAACGACCAGGAGGGCCAAAGTCAAAGGGCGCAAAGCTAAAAAGGCGGCCGCCCCGGCAACCTCCCGGGGCGCCTCTCGGACGTCTCAAGCAAAAGCGTTGCCGCAGCTGCCCCCAGCCGAGCAGCGCCGGTGGTCGCTCTTCTCGGCCAGTCGCTCTAAGCCGCTGGTGCCTGAGGTGCTCGATCGCGACGGTCAGGCAGTGCCCAAGGATCAGGCGCCTTCTGTGGTGCGCTATCTTCAGGGCTGCGTAACGGCTCGAGTGAGGGACGGCGGCCTCGTGCAGCCGGAGCGCTTCTCGGCAGCCCAGCTGGATTACTTGCATTCTGTTGGCCGCGGTCACAGGGCCGATGCCACCGCCGGCGTATGCCTGGCCTTCTCCACGCGGGCCACCTGTCTCTCGCTGGAGGTGGAGGTGCTGCAGGACCTCTCCCATGACGCCGCAGACGCTCGGCTCATGAGCGAGCTTCTGGCTCGGCAGGAGGCCCAAGGGCGCACAAAGCTGCTGGCAGAGGAGGGAGCCTGGGTGCCTCGGTCCACCACTGCCCCTGCGGCAGGGCTCATGGATGGCCTGGTGCTTGAGGCGGGTGGCCGGTTCTATGGGGCGCGGGTGGAATCGGGAACGGCAGAGTTCGAGCTGGACAATCCTGACCGTGCTCTCACGACGTGCCGCCTGTGGCTGCCCAGTCTCATGAGCGTGGCGGTGGGAAACCTCCGTGCCAACGATCGGCTGGAGCCTCTGGCGCCGGCCCCCTTGCTGCTGTGCCTTGGCGACTCCATCACCCAGGGCTTCATGGCGGGCTCCCCGGCTCACAGCCTGGGCGCGAACCTGGCCCGCGAGCTGGGATGCCAACTGCTCAACCAGGGCATTTCCGGCCACGTCTTCGACGATGAGACCTTGAAGGGCATGAGCTCGGTGCGCCAGGCGGCCCCTGCTCTGGTGACGGTGGCCTATGGCACCAACGACTGGGCCAAGGTGGCCTCTGCCAAGGAGATCCGCACCCAGGCGCGCCGCTATCTGGAGCGTCTCACCCAGCTGTTCGACCCCTCGACCATCTTTGTGATCTCGCCTCTGTGGCGTGCCGATAAGGACGTCTCCGCCTCCGGGAAGCCTTTGGGCTGGGTGAGAAAGACTCTCAAAAAGCTCTGCGACGACATGGACATCTCCTATGTGGATGGCAAGGATCTGGTGCCCCATGATCCCCTCTACTTTGGAGACGGCCGCCTGCACCCCAACGCCGCAGGCTATCTGCACTATAGCGAGGGCGTGCTTCAGGCATTGGCAGCCGCCCGGTTCCCGGCGTCGCTTCAGGCGGTGAGGGCTGGGAAGGCCGCGCCGCAGCCTGGCTTGGCGCCTTTTTCTGCCGCAGGGGCCGCGGCTTCCGAGCCTTCCTTAGAAGCCCAGGTAGATGCTGTGTCCCAAGAGCGCCCTGGCGCGCCTCAGACCCATCCGGACTTCGATGCCTTGGTGCGCACCATCTGGCGCCTGCGCCAACCCGACGGCTGTCCTTGGGACAAGGAGCAGACCCACGCTTCCATCAAGAAGAACATGGTGGAGGAGGCCTATGAGGCGGTGGATGCCATCGAGGCCGCCGACGATGCCCACCTTCAAGAAGAGCTGGGCGACGTCCTTATGCAGGTGCTCCTCCATGCCCAGATCGCCCAAGATGACGGCGCCTTTGGCATCGACGACGTCCTCTGCGGCCTCAACGCCAAGCTGGTGCGCCGCCATCCCCACGTCTTTGGAGCCCAGGACGCCTCCAATCCAGAGGAGGTGCTCTCCATCTGGGAGACGGTCAAGAGCCGGGAGCGCGCCGAGGCCCAAGCTCCCCAGGGGCTTTTGGACTCGGTGCCTCGGGCACTGCCTGCCTTGATGGAGTGCCAAAAGATCTCCAAGCGCGCCGCTCGCGCCGGCTTTGACTGGGACAGCCCTGAGGCAGTCTGGGACAAGGTGGACGAGGAGCGCGCCGAGTACCTGGCAGAGCCCCAAGGCTCTGCCGCCGTTGCCGTCGAGTTTGGAGACCTGCTCTTTGCCCTGGTAAACGTGGGCCGCAAGGCGGGCATCGACTGCGAAGAGGCCCTGCGCGCCTCCAATGCCAAGTTCCGCCGCCGCTGGCAAGGGGTGGAGGAGCTCTGCCATCATCTGGGCAAAGAGCCTCACCAGCTCTCAACCCAGGAGCTCAACGAGCTTTGGGACCAAGTGAAGGCTGCCGAGAAGGACGCGCCCTCCCGGGCGTAA